Part of the Caulifigura coniformis genome, GGCCGACGGTCGAAACGGTGATGCGGCGGGCACCGATGCCCATGCCCCCTTTCTGGTTCAGTGTTTCGAGGGCCGGGAGGACGTTTTTCAGATTGGCGAGCGGCTCGCCCATGCCCATCACGACGAGGTTCGTGATCCGTTCTTCAAGCGGCAGGAGGCGGTCGATGCGGAGGACCTGGTCGAGGATTTCGCCCATCGTCAGGTTGCGTTTCACGCCGTTGAGGCCGCTCGCGCAGAAGATGCAGCCCATCGCACATCCGACCTGCGAGCTGACGCAGATGGTCCGGCGGGTTTCCTCACGCATCAGGACGGTTTCGATCTGCTCGCCGTCTCGGAGCGTGATGAGGAGTTTTTCGGTGCCGTCTTTGGAGACCTGATGGCGTGCGATCTCGCCGGCGAAGAAGTCGAAATGTTCGGCCAGCTTCGCGCGGAGCGCGGCCGGGACGTCGTGCATTTCGTCAAACGAGTTGGCGCGTCGGCCGAAGATCCAGCGGCGAATCTGGTCGGCGCGGAAGGATTTCTGCCCCTGTTCGACGCACCACTGCGCGAGCTGGGCGCTGGTGTGGTCGTTGACGAGCGGACGCAGGGGGGGCAGCACGACGGGATTTCCTTGGACAGACGACTCAGAAGCAAGCCATCAAGTATCGCGATTTCGGGGGCGGAGTCGAGCGGGAAGGCCACGCGATCTCGGACGCACAGTCGCTCTCGAGCTGGGGTGAGGAGGCGGAGAACGGTAGAGTCGGTGCGGCTTCATCGGCCGGGCTGACTCCGCAGGTGGGCGGTTCTCCTCAATTGGCTTGCTGGATAGTAAC contains:
- the rlmN gene encoding 23S rRNA (adenine(2503)-C(2))-methyltransferase RlmN — its product is MLPPLRPLVNDHTSAQLAQWCVEQGQKSFRADQIRRWIFGRRANSFDEMHDVPAALRAKLAEHFDFFAGEIARHQVSKDGTEKLLITLRDGEQIETVLMREETRRTICVSSQVGCAMGCIFCASGLNGVKRNLTMGEILDQVLRIDRLLPLEERITNLVVMGMGEPLANLKNVLPALETLNQKGGMGIGARRITVSTVGLPEKIREFAKVGFAYNLAVSLHAPNDELRTQIVPVNKNIGIAEILKAADEHFEATGRRVTYEYCLMAGINDDPAQARELVKLMQGRVAHVNVIPMNPVASIDCQTPSQPRTQAFVEALERGGIVVTVRKRKGADIDAACGQLRISAKKDEAASVLPVLQTAP